Within the Comamonadaceae bacterium OTU4NAUVB1 genome, the region TGCAGGAGGAGCCCGACGCGCGCGGCCGGATGGCCCCGCTGTCGAAGCAGCGCATCGACGAGCGCCTGGAGGAACTGCTGGGCGACCTGCGCGTGGAGCACCTGCGCAACTCGCCCGCCCTGGCGCTGTCGGGCGGCGAGCGCCGGCGCGTGGAGATCGCGCGCGCGCTGGCCACGCAGCCGCGCTTCATCCTGCTGGACGAGCCCTTCGCCGGCATCGACCCGATCGCGGTGATCGAGATCCAGCGCATCGTGAGCTTCCTGAAGGAGCGCGGCATCGGCGTGCTGATCACCGACCACAACGTGCGCGAGACGCTGGGCATCTGCGATCACGCGTTCATCATCAGCGACGGCCATGTGCTGGCGCAGGGCACGCCGTCGGAGATCGTGGACAACGCGGAGGTGCGCCGGGTCTACCTGGGCGAGCACTTCAAGATGTAGGGACGGTCGTGCGCCTCCGGGCACCGGCGCGCCGGCGGCGCCCGATCCGCGGCGCTTGCGGCGCGGAAGGCTTCGGCCGGTGCCTCGCCTTCCCTCGCTTCCCACCTTTCTCCCTTTCTCCAATTCCTCGGCTCCTTCCTCAACGCATCGGCATCGATTTGATTCTCTCGACTCTTCCGGCCGCCCCGACCCCACGCCCGTGAAACAAGGCCTTTCCCTTCGCGTCTCGCAGCATCTGGCGCTCACGCCCCAGCTGCAGCAGTCGATCCGGCTGCTGCAGCTGTCGACGCTCGAACTCAGCCAGGAGGTCGAGCAGATGCTCGACGAGAACCCGTTCCTCGAACGCACGATCGAGGAGGCCGCGCGCGAGGAATTCGGCGTCGACGCGGCCGATGCGCCCGCGCGGCGCGACGACGGCGATGGCGACGGCCCCGATGCCGCCGACGCGTTCCTCGACGGCGCCGCGGCCACGGCGTCCGTCTCGACCACCAGCGCCGTGACCGAAGGCGACGCACCGGGCGCCGACGCCACCGATTCCACCGCCGCCGATGCCCAGCCCGACTGGGAGGGCGACGGCACCGTCGAGATGGCGCCCGACGACAGCGAATGGGGCGGCGACGCGCCGGCGCGCAACACGTCCTCCAGCGACGACGGCGAGCGCGCCGATGCGGCCGAACTCGCGCGCAGCCAGGAATCGCTGGCGGCCTTCCTGCACCGCCAGGCCCTGAGCCTGCGCCTGGGCGAGAACGACCGCGCCGCGCTGGCCTTCCTGATCGAATCGCTCGACGACGACGGCTACCTGGAGGACTCGCTGCCCGCGCTGGCCTCGGGCCTGGCGGGCGACGACAACGACGAGTTCGACGGTCTGGTGCATCACTTCCAGGTCGCGCTGGGGCTGCTGCAGAGCCTGGAGCCGGTGGGCGTGGGGGCGCGCGACCTGGGCGAGTGCCTGACGATCCAGCTGCGCGCGCTGGAGCGGCCGGACGAGACCGAGGCGGTGGCGCAGGTCCGCCGCGTCGCCATCGCCGTGTGCCGCCAGCCGATGGAACTGCTCGCGCGGCGTGACTTCAAGCGCCTGGCCACGCTGGTGCGCAGCAACGAGGAGACGGTGCGCGCCGCGCTGCAGCTGGTGGCCACGCTGGAGCCCAAGCCGGGCCGGCGCTTCGTCGACGTCGAGCGCAACATCGTCGTGCCCGACGTGATCGTCACGCGCACCGGCCGGGGCACCAACGTCAAGTTCCGCGTCGCGCTCAACCCGGACGTCATGCCGCGCCTGCGCGTGCACGACATCTACGCCGGCGCGCTGCGCCAGCACAAGGGCGAAGGCAGCCAGGCGCTGTCGCAGCGGCTGCAGGAGGCGCGCTGGTTCATCAAGAACATCCAGCAGCGCTTCGACACCATCCTGCGCGTGTCCAACGCCATCGTCGAGCGCCAGAAGAGCTTCTTCATCCACGGCGAGCTGGCCATGCGCCCCCTGGTGCTGCGCGAGATCGCCGACGAACTGGGCCTGCACGAGTCCACCATCAGCCGCGTGACCACCGCCAAGTACATGGCCACGCCCTACGGCACGGTCGAGCTGAAGTACTTCTTCGGCTCGGCGCTGGGCACCGAGACCGGCGGCAACGCCTCCAGCACGGCGGTGCGCGCCCTCATCCGGCAGTTCGTCGGTTCCGAGGACATCGGCAAGCCGCTGTCGGACAGCCAGATCTCCGAGATGCTCAAGGAGCAGGGCATCGAGTGCGCACGACGCACCGTGGCCAAGTACCGCGAGGCGCTGCGCATCGCGCCGGCCAACCTGCGCAAGGCGCTCTGAGGACGACCCCCACCATGAACCAGTTGCGACTCTTCCTGCCCTGCGCCGCCGGCGTCGAGGATTTCCTGGCCCGGGAGGTGCACCACCTCACCGGCCTGGCCGGCGACGACCTGATGTCCTCGCGCGGCGGCGTCTTCGTGCGCGGCTCCTGGCGCGACGCCATGGAGCTCAACCTGCACAGCCGGCTCGCCCAGCGCGTGCTGGTGGAGCTGGCGCACGGCGACTACCGCAGCGAGAACGACCTCTACGCCATCGCCGGCGGCGTCGCCTGGGAGATCTGGTTCACGCCCAGGCAGACGTTCAAGATCGAGACCACGGCGCAGCACAGTCCCCTCACGAGCCTGAACTTCGCCACCCTGCGCATCAAGGACGCCATCGCCGACCGCTTCCGCGCCAAGGCCGGCGGCGTGCGCCCGAGCATCGAGACGCAGTGGCCCGACTGCCGCGTCTTCGCCCACCTCACCACCGACACCTGCACGCTCTACATCGACACCTCCGGCGAGCCGCTGTTCAAGCGCGGCTGGCGCCAGGACAAGGGCGACGCGCCGCTCAAGGAGACGCTGGCCGCGGCGATGCTGGCGGCCAGCGGCTGGTGGGACCCGGAGACCGGCGCGGTGTCGGCCGCGCCCCTGTACGACCCGTGCTGCGGCAGCGGCACGATCGCCATCGAGGCGGCGCAGATCGCCCTCGGCCTGGCCGCGGGCGGACAGCGGCGCTTCGGCTTCGAGAAGCTGCTGCCGTTCCAGGCCCACGTCTGGGCGGCGCTGAAGGACGAGGCCGAGCGGTCCGCCGCCACGGCCGCCGCGTCGGCCGCCACGGTGCCGCCCGCCATCTTCGGCAGCGACGTCTCGCACCGCATGGTCGACTTCGCCCAGCGCAACGCCGAGCGCGCCGGGGTGGCCGCGTCGATCGATTTCCGGGGCGGCGACGCGCTGCAGCGCATGCCCCCGGCCGAGGGCGGCGTGATCATGCTCAACCCGCCCTACGGCGAGCGCATCGAGGTCGGCGGCGTGGCCGCGCGCGGTGCGCGCGGCGGCCCGGCCCGGATGCAGCGCGACGACGGCTTCGACGGCGAGGCGCCCGCGCCGCGCGCCGCCGGGCGCGAGCAGGCGCAGACCGAGGACGGCGGGGAGTTCTTCGCGCAGCTCGCGAGCCACTGGAAGAAGCACTACGCCGGCTGGACCGCCTGGATGCTCACGCCCGACCTGCAGTGCCCCAAGCGCATGCGCCTGAAGGAGTCGCGCCGCGTGCCGATGTGGAACGGGCCGATCGAGTGCCGTCTGTTCCGCTTCGACATGGTGGCGGGCTCGGCGCGGACGCCGCGTGGTCCGGACTGAGGCCGCCGCCGGTCGCGTGGGCGACGTCGTGGATGCCGGCGCGGCGGACGCGCCCGCCGCGCCCGTCGTCATCGACACCAACATCGCGCTCGACCTGCTGGTGTTCGACGATCCGTGCTGGGCGGGTCTGCGCGCCGCGCTGGCGGCGGGCGGGCTGCGCTGGATCGCCTCGCCGCCGATGCGCGTCGAACTCGCGCGCGTGCTGGGCTATCCGCTGATCGCGCGGCGACTCGCGCGCGACGCCCGTGCGCCGCAGGCCGTGCTGGCCGCCTTCGACGCCGCCGCGCACCTCGTCCACGCCGTGCCCGCGCGCGCGCCCTTCGTCTGCAAGGACACCGACGACCAGATGTTCATCGACCTCGCCGTCGCCCACCGCGCGCGGCTGCTGAGCAAGGACGGCGCGGTGCTGTCGATGCGCAAGCGGCTCGCGACCCTGGGCGTGGCAGTGGCGCCGGCCTTCGGCTGAGCGACGCAGCGCACGGGCGCGCGGGACCGGGACCGTCACCAGGCGTCTCGCCAGGTCCGCCGTGGCCGACCCCGGCGCCTGAACCGCGTCCAGCCACGCCTGGCGGCGCACCGCCTGAACCGCGTCCCGCCGGTCCGGCTCAGGCCTCGTCGCCGTGCCAGCGCGCCAGCAGCCGCGCGCAGGCGCGCACGCGCTGGGTGTCGCGGCCCCAGCGCCGTCCCTGGGGCAGGTGGCGCAACCAGCGCATGCGGCGCGCGGCGGCGGCGATGCGCGCGCGCACCGCGGCGTCGGCACCGGCGAGCGCGGCGTGCCAGTGGGCGCCGGCGGCCTGGGGCGTGGCGGCGCGCACCAGCATCGCCGTGGAGTGCAGGTAGCTCAGCCAGTCGCGCACCTGGCACTCGGCCAGGCCGAGCGTGGCGCGCGGGTCGTCCTCGAAGTCGATGTAGCCGATCACGCCGTCCGGGCACTGCACCAGGTTGCGGTCGAAGGCCTGGCTCAGGCAGGTGCCGCGCGCGTGGACGGCGGCGATGGCGTCGAGCCCGTCGCGCCACACCGTGAGCAGCGCGGCCGGGCCGGCGGCGGCGGCCTGGTCCAGGCGTTCCTGCAGGACCACCACCGTGGCGCGGCTCTCGCCCAGGTCCGACAGCAGCAGGCCGTCGTCCTGCTGCGCCAGCACGCGCGGCACGCGCAGGCCCAGGGCGCCGAGTTCGCGCAGGCGCCGCGCCTCGATGGCGATGGCGGCCTGGCCGCCGGGGTTGGGCACCGGGCGCAGGACGTCCAGCCGCAGCGTCGCGGCGATGAAGCCCAGCACGCGGTAGCGCCAGGCGCCGTGGCGCGGTCCGGCCTTCTTCAGCCAGACCCGCTCGCCGTCGAAGCGATGGCTGGCCACGGCCAGGGGCTGCCGGGGCAGCGTCGCGCGCAGGAAGCCCGCGTAGTCGCCGGGTGCCTGGCTGGTGGCGGGCGGGAGTCCGGGCATGGCGCGATCCGGTGCGGCGGCGCGGGCGCGGCGTCGGAAGGGGTTCATGCGATGGCGGCGAGCCCGGTGGGCGGGGCGGCGGCGTAGGCGGCCGGATCGACGGCCTGGAAGCTGTGCGCGCTCGCCAGCGGCCAGTAGTTGCGGAACACCGTGTGCTGGTCGTCCAGCGGACCGAGCAGGGCACCGGGCTTCACCTGCATCACCAGGTTGCTCAGCAGCCGCACCTCCGTCGCCGAGATGCGCCGCACGATGTGGTGGGCGGTGATCTGCCGCGGGTGCGCGAGGCCGGCGGCCTGCACCAGTTCCTGCAGCGCGTGCAGCGTGGAGCGGTGGAAGTTGCGCACCCGCTCGGCCTTGTCGGGCACCACCAGCGCCTGCTGGCGCACCGGGTCCTGCGTGGTCACGCCGGTCGGGCAGAAGCCGGTGTGGCAGGTCTGCGCCTGGATGCAGCCCAGCGCCATCATGAAGCCGCGTCCGGCATTGCACCAGTCCGCGCCCAGCGCCATCACGCGCGCCAGGTCGAAGGCGGTGATCACCTTGCCGGCGCAGCCGATGGCGATGCGATCGCGCAGGTGGGTGCCCACGAGCGTGTTGTGCACCAGCAGCAGGCCCTCCTGCATCGGCACGCCGACGTGGTCGATGAACTCGACCGGCGCCGCGCCGGTGCCGCCCTCGGCGCCGTCGACGACGATGAAGTCGGGGGTGATGCCGGTCGCCTGCATCGCCTTGACCATGGCGAACCACTCCCAGGGGTGGCCCAGGCAGAACTTGAAGCCGGTGGGCTTGCCGCCGGAGAGCCGGCGCAGCCGCTCGATGAAATGCATCATCTCCACCGGCGTGGAGAAGGCGCTGTGGCCGGCCGGCGAGATGCAGTCCACGCCCTCGGGTACGCCGCGCGCCTGGGCGATCTCGGCGGTCACCTTCGGGCCGGGCAGCACGCCGCCGTGGCCCGGCTTGGCGCCCTGGCTGAGCTTGATCTCGATCATCTTCACCTGCGGATCGCGCGCGTTCTCCGCGAAGCGCGTCTCGCTGAAGCGGCCGTCGTCGTCGCGGCAGCCGAAGTAGCCCGAGCCGATCTCCCAGATCAGGTCGCCGCCGTGGACGCGGTGGTGGCGCGAGATCGAGCCCTCGCCCGTGTCGTGCGCGAAGCCGCCGAGCTTCGCGCCCTTGTTCAGCGCCAGCACGGCGTTGGCCGAGAGCGAGCCGAAGCTCATCGCCGAGATGTTGAACACGCTGGCCTCGTAGGGCCGGGTGCAGCCGGTGCCGGGCGCGGCGCCGGGCGCCGGCACGCCGCCGATGACGATGCGGAAGTCGTGGCCGTCCAGGCGGCTCGGCTGGACCGAATGGTTGATCCACTCGTAGCCGGTCTCGCCGACGTCGAGCTGGGTGCCGAAGGGCCGGTTGTCCGGCTCGCCCTTGGCGCGCTGGTAGACCAGCGAGCGCTGCGCGCGCGAGAACGGCGCCGCCTCGCGGTCGCTCTCGATGAAGTACTGGCGCAGTTCGGGGCGGACGTACTCCAGCAGGAAGCGCAGGTGGCCGACCACGGGGTAGTTGCGCAGGACGGCGTGGCGCGGCTGGCGCAGGTCGCGCAGGCCCAGCACGGTCAGCGCGCCGGCGACCGCCGCCAGCGCGGTCCAGCCGGGCGCCGGGAGCGAGGGCAGCGCCAGCGCGACGCCACCCAGGCCGGCCGCGAAGCCGGCCGCGCACAGCGCGAGGACGGTGTAGCGGACCGGAAAGGGTGAAAAAGTGGGTGCGGGAATGATCGGTCTCCGGGAGCCTGCTGCATCATAGAGGGCCGGTTTCGCCGGTCGCCCGCGCCGCGCCGCCCGGCGGCCGGCCGTCGCCCCGACTTCCTTCCATCCCCTGGCGCGTCCCGCGCCGACCCCGCCCGCCTTCGCCATGACCACGCCCGCTCCCGACCTGCCTTCCGACGCGCCCGACGAATCGCCTGCCCCCGGCGGCGCCGTGACCCCGACGACGTCGTCCGCCCTCACCGGCGACAAGCCGCTCGGCCCCGAGGATTTCGACCTCCTCGACGGCCTGCTCGACACCCTGCGCGAGCACGACGACGAAGTCCCCCAGTGGGAGTTCTGCGAGGGCTTCATGGCCGCGCTGATCTGCTCGCGCCGCCCGGTGCCGCCGGCCGAGTATTTCCCGATGATCTTCGGCGAGGACTTCGTCGCCGCGCGCAACATGGAGCTGGTGTGGCACTGGAAGCGCCGCTGGCAGGAGATCGAGACCGCGCTCGACGCCGCCGTGGAGGCGCTCGACGACGACCGCGCCTACCAGCCCGAGGTGCTCGACACGCGCGGCGCCATCGCCTCGCTGCCCGAGGCCGAGCGCGCCGAGGTCGCGGGCGAGGCCATCCCGTCGTTCGCGCAGGTGTGGGCCCTGGGCTTCATGTTCGCCGTCGAGAACTGGCCCGAGGACTGGGCCGCGCCGCGCGACAAGGAGGCCGCCGGCATGCTCGACGACGCGCTCGACGCCATCGTCGCGCTGACCGAGGACGACACCGGCAAGCCCGAGGTCTCGATGTTCAGCGAGGACGGCCCGCCCAGCGTCAGCCAGCGCCGGCTCGACGAATTCGGCAAGGCGATCTGGGCCGTCTACGACCTGCGCCAGCTCTGGAAGAGCATGGGCCCGCGCCAGGAGACGATCCGCAGGGAAGCCACGCCCGGGCGCAACGACCCCTGTCCCTGCGGCAGCGGCAAGAAGTTCAAGAAGTGCCACGGCGCCTGAGCGGCGCCTCCCATCCCATCCCCGAGGAGCGACGACCATGGCCGACAAGGTGCTGGTGTTCTACGGCTCGTACCGGCGCGACCGCCAGGGCATCCGCCTGGCCGACTACGTCGTCGCCGGCCTCAAGGCGCGCGGCGCCGAGGCCGAACTGATCGACGCGCGGGCCGTCGGCCTGCCGCTGCTCGACCGCATGTACAAGGAGTACCCGCCGGGCGAGGCCCCGGCGGCGATGGAGACGCTGGCCGGCAAGCTGCGCGCCGCCGACGCCTTCGTCTTCGTCACCGGCGAATACAACTGGGGCCCGCAGCCCGGCCTGAAGAACCTGACCGACCACTTCCTGGAGGAGTGGTTCTGGCGCCCGGCGGCCATCGCGAGCTACTCGGCCGGCCGCTTCTCCGGCGTGCGCGCGGGCGCGGCCTGGCACCCGATCCTCTCGGAGATGGGCATGGTGGTGGTCTCCAGCACCCTGGCCGTCGGCCCGATCGCGCAGACGCTCGACGAGCAGGCGAAGCCGCTGGGCAAGCCCGGCGAATCGCTCGACCGCGCCTTCGGCCGCTTCGCCGACGACCTCGCCTGGTGGACCGAGGCGGCGCGCGCGCAGCGCGCGCGCCGCGCCCCGCCGTACTGACGCGCGCCCCGCGCGAACGCCGGCCCCGGGTTCGCGCCATTGCCCATTCCTCATTGCCCATTGCCTGGAAGACCGGAGTCCCCGCCATGCTTCAGATGCGCCCGGGTTGCGAGTGCTGCGACCGCGACCTGCCCCCCGACACCGCGGACGCGCGGATCTGCACGTTCGAATGCACCTTCTGCAGCGACTGCGCCATGCGCCGCCTGGGCGGCACCTGCCCCAACTGCGGCGGCGAGCTGCTGGCGCGGCCGCGCCGCCCGGCGGGCCGGCTGGCGGCCGCGCCGGCCTCGACCGAGCGGGTGTTCAGGCCCGGGGGCTGCGCGGCGGCCTGAGGCCGGCCGGCCGCGGCCTCACGCCCGCGCTACCACCCGCTTCAGCGCCTCGAAACACACCGGGTCGATGGCCGTGCCGACGCTCTCGGCCATGATCTCCAGCGTGCCCGCCACGGGGATCGCGCCGCGGTAGGGGCGGTCGGCGGAGATGGCGTCGAAGATGTCGGCGGTGGTGATGATGCGGGTCTCCAGCGAGATCAGGTCGGCGCCGATGCCGCGCGGGTAGCCCTTGCCGTCGAGCCGCTCGTGGTGCGCCGCGGCGATGCGCGCCAGCTCCTCGAAGGCGCCGATGCGCGAGAGGATGGCCTCGGTGTGCTGCGCGTGCCGCTGCACCGACACCCATTCCTCCTGGTCGAGCTTGGCCGGCTTGTCGAGCACCGAATTGCTCACGCCCAGCTTGCCGACGTCGTGCAGCAGGGCGCCCCGGCGCAGCCAGCGACGCCGCTCGGGGGCCATGCCCAGGTCGGCCGCGATGGCCTCCACGTAGTCGGCCACCCGCGCGCTGTGGCCGCTGGTGAACGGGCTCTTGCTGTCGACCACCTGGCCGAAGGCCTCGGCGATGTCGTCGAGGTAGTCCTCGTCGAGCACCACGCGGCCCGACCCGGGCTCCATCGCGAAGACCATCGCCTCGACGCCCGGGGAGGCCAGGTGGCGCCAGAACGCCGGGTCCAGCGCGACGCGCTCGAAGGCCTTGACCAGCGCCGGATCGAACCAGCCGCCGGCGCGCCGCCGGGCTTCCTGCAGGGCGGCATCGGCGTTGCCGGCGGTGTGGAAGACGTCGATCACCTGCGACAGCAGCGCGATGCGCGCGTGCAGCGGGATGCGTTCGCCGGCCAGGCGCTGCGGCCGGCCGCCCCCGTCCCAGTGCTCGTCGAGGCTGGCGATGCCCTCGGCCACGGTTTCCCCGAAGCGCAGCTGGCGCGCGATGTCGGCGCCGCGCGTGCAGCGCGTCTGGATCAGCTCGTCGGCGATCTGCGGCCCGTTGCGCATGATGTTGACGATGCCGCGCAACCGGTCGGACAGCCCGGCCTTCAGCCCGGTGTGGCTGAAGACGAAGCTCAGCATCTGCGGCAGGCTGTCGCCCACGGCCTTGAAGTCGCGCTTGAAGCTCAGGTCGTCGGTCATGTAGAGCTCGCAGATGCGCGCGGCGTTGCTGCTGCAGCCCAGGTCCTTGAGCAGGATCGTGTAGTAGAGGTCGCGCAGCGTCGCCTCGTCCAGCCCGAGCTGGCGGCCGATGTGCATGCCGATCCAGCAGGCGCGCACGCAGTGGCCGCGCGGCTGGCCCTCCGTGATGTCCAGCGCGTGGCTGAGCGAGCCGATGAGTTCGGACAGGCGCAGGCCGGCGACGGCCGGGCCCGGGATCGGCGCCGCGTTCTGGTAGTGGGATGGCTTCATGGAAGGCTTATCGGCAGGTTCGGCGCGCGACTTGAAGCGGCCGACGGCGTTGAATGCCAAAACCTGCACGGCGCAGCCGGCCGTCGCACCGGCCGGACCCGGCGGTTCAGGCGCCCGGCGGTGTCTCGAGCCAGCGCACCAGCGTGCGCAAGGCGTGCCGCACGGTGGCCCGGCGCACGGCGGCGCGGTCGCCCTCGAAGCGGCGGCGCTCGGTGCGCACCTCGCCGTCGAGCGCCCAGCCGAACCACACCGTGCCAACGGGCTTGTCGGCCGACCCGCCCGTGGGGCCGGCGACACCGGTCACGGCCACCGCGACCCGGGCCCGCGAGCGCGCGACGGCGCCCGCGGCCATGGCCCGCGCCACCGGCTCGCTGACGGCGCCGTGCGCGGCGATCGAGGCCGCGTCGACGCCCAGCATGTCGTGCTTGGCTTCGTTGGAGTAGGTGACGAAGCCGCGGTCGAACCAGGCGCTGGAGCCGGCCAGGTCGGTGCAGGCGCCGGCGATCAGGCCGCCGGTGCAGCTCTCGGCGGTCGCCAGCAGGCGGCCGTCGCGCCGCAGCGCCGCGGCCAGCCGCGCGGTCAGCGCCGCGAGGTCGTCGCCTTCATCGCCGTCGACGGCGTCGCGGCCGTGCGGGGTGTCGTCGTTCATCGGGGACTTCGTCGGATCGGGGGGAGGGAAGGACCGGGCCGGGCGCCGCCGCTCAGACGAAGGCACGCCACAGCGCGATGACGAACAGCGTGCAGAAGGCCGCCACCAGGTCGTCGAACAGGATGCCCAGGCCGGCCGCGCTCCAGCGCACCCGGCCGGTCGGGTCGGGCTTGAAGAGCGCGTCGGCCCAGCCCACCGGGCCGGGCTTGGCGGCGTCGAAGTAGCGGAACAGCGCGAAGGCGGCGATCTGGCCCCACAGCCCGGTCGGGGCGATCAGCCACAGCACGATCCAGAAGGCGACGATCTCGTCCCAGACGATGCTGCCGGGATCGGCCACGCCCATGTGGCGCGCGGTCACGGTGCAGGCCCACCAGCCCACCGGCAGCGCCGCCAGGATCACCCAGCCCAGCGTCGCGTCCGACCACCCGAGGCTCTGCATCGCCAGGAACGCCACCCAGCCCCACAGCGTGCCGATGGTGCCGGGCGCGCGGCGCGCGAGGCCCGAGCCGAAGCCCAGCGCGATCCAGTGCGCCGGGTGCGTCCGCATGAAGGCGAAGGTGGGGCGGGCTGTGGACGGCGCGGCGGGGACACGGTCGGGCAGGGCGTTCATGGGCGGGTGGGCGGATGGCGTCACGCGAAGTGGTCGAAGGCGGTGAAGCGCTGCGCGACCGGGGCGCCGGCGGCGTCGACGATGCGCAGGCCGGGCTCGGCGTCGATGCGGCCGATGCGCGCGACCGGCGTGTCGGCATCGCGCCCGGCGCGTTCGACGGCGGCGCGGGCGGCGGCCGGGGCGGTGAACACCAGCTCGTAGTCGTCGCCCCCGGAGAGCGCGCACAGGCGCAGCAGGTCGGTGTCCAGGCCCGCGTCGGCGCCCGGCGCGCCCAGCGCCACCCGCGCGGCGGCGGCGTCGGCGTCGAGCGTGGCGCCGACGCCGCTGGCCTCCAGGAGGTGGCGCAGGTCACCGACCAGGCCGTCGCTGACGTCGAGCGCCGCCGTGGCGACGCGGCGCAGGGCCAGCCCCAGCGCCACGCGCGGCGTGGGCGTCTCCATGCGCCGGCGCGCCAGCGCGAAGGCGGCCGCCGGCAGGTCCAGCGTGCCGCGGAACACCTCCAGCGCCAGCCGGGCGTCGCCCAGCGTGCCGCTGACCCAGACGTCGTCCCCCGCGCGCGCGCCCGAGCGCAGCAGCGCCGCGCCGGGCGGCACCTCGCCGAAGACGGTGATGCAGACATTGAGCGGGCCGCGCGTGGTGTCGCCGCCGACCAGTTCGCAGCCGTGCGCGTCGGCCAGGGCGAAGAGGCCGCGCGAGAAGCCCTCGAGCCAGTCCTCGTCGACCGCCGGCAGCGCCAGCGCCAGGGTGAAGGCCAGCGGCCTCGCGCCGCAGGCGGCCAGGTCGCTCAGGTTGACCGCCAGCGCCTTGTGGCCCAGGCGCGCCGGCGCGACGGTCGACAGGAAGTGACGCCCCTCCACCAGCATGTCCGAGGAGACCGCCAGCTGCATCCCCGGCGCCGGCGCCAGCAGGGCGCAGTCGTCGCCCACGCCCAGGGGCGAGCGCGTGGCGGGGCGCCTGAAGTAGCGCGCGATGAGGCCGAACTCGCCCAGCGCGCCCGTCATGCGCCGCCTCCGCGAAAGCGCAGCGCCGCCTGGCGCACCACCTCCGGCAGCATCTTCTCGCGCGCCTGCCGCTCGCGCAGCCAGCGCGCGTCGTTGTGGCCGCGCTCGACGTCGGTGCGCAGGCTTGCGATGGCGCGCGTGGCGTTGAGCGCCTCGCTGTGCCATTCGAGCTCGGTCATGGTCATCAGGATGTGGTCGCGCAGCGGCATGTGGTCGCCGGTGGCCGGGTCGACGTAGACCGCGTCGAGCCCGAAGCGGCAGGCCTGGAAGCGGTTGTAGGTGTAGACGAGGTAGTCGTCCTCGGTCGGCACGAAGGGCTGTTCCTGCAGGAACCACGCGCCCAGCGACTGCACGTAGCCGGCCAGCGCGGCGGCGCGCTCCACCGTGAGCGGGGTGTCGAAGACGCGGATCTCGATGGTGCCGAACTCCGGCTTGGGCCGGATGTCCCAGTAGAAGTCCTTCATGCTGGTGACCACGCCGGTGCGGGTCATGCGCTCGAAGTAGTTGCCGAATTCGTCCCAGCTCAGGGTGAAGGGCGCGCGGCCCGACAGCGGGAAGGCGAACACCGAATTCAGCCGCGCCGAGTCGAACTGCGTGTCCTGCCCCTGCACGTAGGGGCTGGAGGCCGACAGCGCGATGAAGTGCGGGATGTAGCGGCTCATGCGGTGCAGCATCAGGAGCGCCGCGTCGGCGTCGGGGCAGCCGATGTGCACGTGCTGGCCGAAGATGGTGAACTGCTTGGAGAGGTAGCCGTAGAGCTCGGAGAGCTGGCGAAAGCGCGGCTTGTCGTAGATGCGCTGCTCGTGCCACTGCTGGAAGGCGTGCGTGCCACCGCCGAGCACGGCGATGTTGAGCCGGTCGGCGTTCCTGACCAGCGCGTCCCGGATGGGCGTGAGCTGGTCGATCACGTCCTGCGCCGAGTGGCACACGTCCGTCGAGATCTCGATCATGCTGGAGGTCATCTCCGGCACCACGCTGCCGGGCAGCGGCGTCTCGGCCATCAGGCGCAGCATGTCCTCTGCATAGGGCGCGAGGTCGTAGTCGTGCGTGTTGACCAGCTGCAGTTCCAGCTCCACGCCCAGCGACAGCGCGCGCGAGTCGTTGAAGGGTTCGAGCGCGACGGTGCGGTCGGCGCGCGCCGGCAGCGGGCGTGCCTGGGGGGAGTCCAGCGGCTGCGTGCTCATCGCCGGGTCTCCCGGTCGTCGTCGTCGGCCGCGAACGTCATGAAGGCCTCGGGTCGCCAGGGCCGCGAACTCTCGCCGCAGGCGTGGACCGCCACCGTCGCCAGCACCGCGCCGAGCATCTCCATCACCAGGATCGTCGGCAGCGCGATCTGCGTGATCATGGCGCCCAGCAGCGGCGAGGCGGTGGAGAAGTTCGACGCGATCAGCAGCGCGATCGAGGACAGCGGCGACATCGCGCAGCCGACCCAGAAGGCCTGCTTCCAGCTCGCGCCGCTGCCCGGATTGGCGATGGCGACGCCGGCGATCTTGGCCAGCGCGCGCACGCCGATGAGCGCCATCACCACGCCGGCGACCGGCACGCTCCAGTCGCCCTGCGCCGCGACGATGGACACCAGCA harbors:
- a CDS encoding phosphatidylglycerophosphatase A; amino-acid sequence: MNALPDRVPAAPSTARPTFAFMRTHPAHWIALGFGSGLARRAPGTIGTLWGWVAFLAMQSLGWSDATLGWVILAALPVGWWACTVTARHMGVADPGSIVWDEIVAFWIVLWLIAPTGLWGQIAAFALFRYFDAAKPGPVGWADALFKPDPTGRVRWSAAGLGILFDDLVAAFCTLFVIALWRAFV
- the thiL gene encoding thiamine-phosphate kinase; this translates as MGEFGLIARYFRRPATRSPLGVGDDCALLAPAPGMQLAVSSDMLVEGRHFLSTVAPARLGHKALAVNLSDLAACGARPLAFTLALALPAVDEDWLEGFSRGLFALADAHGCELVGGDTTRGPLNVCITVFGEVPPGAALLRSGARAGDDVWVSGTLGDARLALEVFRGTLDLPAAAFALARRRMETPTPRVALGLALRRVATAALDVSDGLVGDLRHLLEASGVGATLDADAAAARVALGAPGADAGLDTDLLRLCALSGGDDYELVFTAPAAARAAVERAGRDADTPVARIGRIDAEPGLRIVDAAGAPVAQRFTAFDHFA
- a CDS encoding YbdK family carboxylate-amine ligase, encoding MSTQPLDSPQARPLPARADRTVALEPFNDSRALSLGVELELQLVNTHDYDLAPYAEDMLRLMAETPLPGSVVPEMTSSMIEISTDVCHSAQDVIDQLTPIRDALVRNADRLNIAVLGGGTHAFQQWHEQRIYDKPRFRQLSELYGYLSKQFTIFGQHVHIGCPDADAALLMLHRMSRYIPHFIALSASSPYVQGQDTQFDSARLNSVFAFPLSGRAPFTLSWDEFGNYFERMTRTGVVTSMKDFYWDIRPKPEFGTIEIRVFDTPLTVERAAALAGYVQSLGAWFLQEQPFVPTEDDYLVYTYNRFQACRFGLDAVYVDPATGDHMPLRDHILMTMTELEWHSEALNATRAIASLRTDVERGHNDARWLRERQAREKMLPEVVRQAALRFRGGGA